A portion of the Colius striatus isolate bColStr4 chromosome 1, bColStr4.1.hap1, whole genome shotgun sequence genome contains these proteins:
- the GPR37 gene encoding prosaposin receptor GPR37 — MQPLRAPLALLCQVLSSWAACALPPAAAAGPLAPPQRARSPTVPTPLAPGWRAAGSAAAPLRGAVARGADATVAAAGGAAGVGRRRARSSERGAGAAAGGPRWLPLNGSAGGEGSAGGRGNATGRRARLRNPFYPLTEESYGAYAVMCLSVVIFGIGIMGNMAVMCIVCHNYYMRSISNSLLANLAFWDFLIVFFCLPLVIFQELTKKWLLEDFSCKIVPYIEVASLGVTTFTLCALCIDRFRAATNVQMYYEMIENCTSTTAKLAVIWVGALLLALPEVVLRQLAREDPVYGGSGSPPAERCVVKISTALPDTIYVLALTYDGARLWWYFGCYFCLPTLFTITCSLVTARKIRRAEKACTRGNKRQIQLESQMNCTVVALTILYGFCIIPENICNIVTAYMSTGVSRQTMDLLHLISQFLLFFKSCVTPVLLFCLCKPFSRAFMECCCCCCEECIQKSSTVTSDDNDNEYTTELELSPFSTIRREMSTFASVGTHC; from the exons ATGCAGCCCCTCCGCGCCCCCCtcgctctgctctgccaggtaCTGAGCTCCTGGGCCGCCTGCGCGCTGCCCCCCGCCGCGGCTGCCGGGCCGCTGGCGCCCCCGCAGCGCGCCCGCTCGCCGACAGTCCCGACGCCCCTCGCCCCGGGCTGGCGGGCGGCCGGCTCTGCCGCGGCTCCGCTCCGCGGAGCGGTCGCCCGCGGCGCCGACGCCACTGTTGCCGCGGCCGGCGGAGCGGCGGGGgtcgggcggcggcgggcgcggagcAGCGAGCGCGGagccggcgcggcggcgggcggtcCCCGCTGGCTGCCCCTGAACGGATCGGCCGGCGGCGAGGGCAGCGCCGGGGGCCGCGGCAACGCCACGGGTCGCCGCGCCCGCCTCCGCAACCCCTTCTACCCGCTGACCGAGGAGTCGTACGGCGCCTACGCCGTCATGTGCCTCTCCGTGGTGATCTTCGGCATCGGCATCATGGGCAACATGGCAGTGATGTGCATCGTCTGCCATAACTACTACATGCGGAGCATCTCCAACTCCCTGCTGGCCAACCTGGCCTTCTGGGACTTCCTCATCGTCTTCTTCTGCCTGCCGCTGGTCATCTTCCAGGAGCTCACCAAGAAATGGCTCTTAGAAGACTTCTCCTGCAAAATCGTCCCGTACATCGAG GTGGCCTCTCTTGGCGTCACCACGTTTACACTGTGTGCCCTCTGCATCGACCGATTCCGTGCCGCCACCAATGTGCAGATGTATTATGAGATGATCGAGAACTGCACCTCGACGACGGCCAAGCTGGCGGTGATCTGGGTGGGCgcgctgctgctggctctgcccgAGGTGGTGCTGCGCCAGCTGGCCAGGGAGGACCCGGTGTATGGCGGCAGTGGCAGCCCGCCCGCCGAGCGCTGCGTGGTGAAGATCTCCACAGCGCTTCCTGACACCATCTACGTGTTGGCGCTCACTTACGACGGGGCAAGACTCTGGTGGTACTTTGGCTGCTACTTCTGTTTGCCCACCCTTTTCACCATCACCTGCTCCCTGGTAACGGCGAGGAAGATCAGGAGAGCGGAAAAGGCTTgcacaaggggcaacaagcggCAGATTCAACTGGAAAGTCAGATGAACTGCACAGTGGTGGCTTTGACCATTTTGTATGGGTTTTGCATCATTCCCGAAAACATTTGCAACATCGTGACTGCCTACATGTCCACAGGGGTCTCTCGGCAGACTATGGACCTCCTCCACCTCATTAGTCAGTTCCTTTTGTTCTTTAAGTCCTGTGTTACCCCAGttctccttttctgtctctgtaaACCTTTCAGCCGGGCCTTTATGGAgtgttgctgttgctgctgtgaaGAATGCATCCAGAAGTCTTCAACAGTGACAAGTGATGACAATGACAATGAGTATACCACAGAACTGGAGCTCTCTCCTTTCAGTACCATCCGTCGCGAAATGTCCACTTTTGCCTCCGTAGGGACTCACTGTTAA